From bacterium:
GAGTTTCGAGGACAGTTTGAAGAACCTGAACCTTGACTCGGTGGACATCCTTATGATCCACGAGCCTGATCGCCCGGGCCAATATGATTGGTACGACGACTACAAGAACTTCACCGGTCCTGTGACCGAGCTTATGCAAGAGCTTAAAGATGAGGGCCTCATTAAGTTCCTTGGGTTAGGCGGCACCACTGCCTACGAGATGGCGAATGTGATGGATACCGGCCAGTTCGACGTGGTTTTGAGCGCATTCAACTACAGCTTGCTATGGCGCGAAGCCGAACAGGCCATTATTCCTGTGGCAAAGAAGCATGATATCGCTGTGATATGCGCCTCTCCGCTACAACAGGGGTGGTTGATCAGACGATGGGACGATGAAGTCAATAATGGCGCCAGTTGGCTATCC
This genomic window contains:
- a CDS encoding aldo/keto reductase, producing the protein MKYRKFGRTGLQVSEVSLGFAFTSEPIPVLTMALDAGINLVDTAAGYGDSEDRLGTALKACKRPIMVETKFGGRPWPFNPKDKAALRKSFEDSLKNLNLDSVDILMIHEPDRPGQYDWYDDYKNFTGPVTELMQELKDEGLIKFLGLGGTTAYEMANVMDTGQFDVVLSAFNYSLLWREAEQAIIPVAKKHDIAVICASPLQQGWLIRRWDDEVNNGASWLS